A region from the Hydrogenimonas sp. genome encodes:
- a CDS encoding endoribonuclease L-PSP — protein MMKSVQTNEAPQAIGPYSQAIKTGEFIFTSGQIALTPDGVMVQNDVRLQTAQVMRNLKAVLEAAGSSLQSVVKTTIYLADMDDFSAVNEIYEEWFADHKPARSTVAVKTLPKNALVEIECIALEDLQIPG, from the coding sequence ATGATGAAAAGCGTACAGACAAACGAAGCTCCGCAGGCCATAGGCCCATACTCACAGGCGATTAAAACCGGGGAGTTCATATTCACCTCCGGCCAGATAGCCCTTACGCCCGACGGGGTAATGGTGCAAAATGATGTGAGACTGCAGACCGCACAGGTCATGAGAAACCTCAAAGCCGTTCTGGAAGCTGCGGGCAGCTCTTTGCAGAGTGTGGTCAAAACCACCATTTACCTCGCCGATATGGATGACTTTTCAGCCGTCAACGAGATATATGAAGAGTGGTTCGCCGACCACAAGCCCGCACGCAGTACCGTTGCGGTAAAGACGCTGCCCAAAAACGCACTTGTAGAGATAGAGTGTATCGCTTTGGAGGATCTGCAGATTCCCGGTTGA
- a CDS encoding N-succinyl-L,L-diaminopimelate desuccinylase: MRRLETVELFIKLLSYPSVTPEDRGALSFIRDYLYDFEAEWVNRVNVKNIFLHRRFGEGPHLCFAGHIDVVPPGDGWESDPFVPKFEDGYIYARGAQDMKSGVAAFVQACRDAENFNGTLSLLLTSDEEGEARHGTIEVLRYLKERELLPDYAIVAEPTCEEVFGDAIKIGRRGSINGVIEKIGKQGHAAYPEKAHNPIHKVAQVLPHIAGVDLDGGDEFFAPSKFVITDIRAGMEVTNVTPGKLRMMFNVRNNTKTSKEDIEAFVDRYFKDMNYILTLTQSAKPFMTEKDSEVVKALVGAIRDVTGVETKYSTAGGTSDARFFAEFGVDVVEFGVKNDTIHAPNERTTPEEVESLKEIFDRVIAAF, from the coding sequence GTGCGAAGACTAGAGACGGTTGAACTTTTCATCAAACTTCTTTCGTACCCGTCGGTAACACCGGAAGACAGAGGTGCGCTCTCATTTATAAGGGACTACCTCTACGACTTTGAAGCCGAATGGGTAAACAGGGTGAATGTCAAGAACATCTTTTTGCACAGACGTTTCGGTGAGGGGCCGCACCTCTGTTTCGCCGGCCACATCGATGTCGTTCCTCCGGGCGACGGATGGGAGAGTGATCCTTTCGTACCGAAGTTCGAAGATGGGTATATATATGCAAGGGGAGCCCAGGATATGAAGAGCGGTGTCGCCGCCTTCGTGCAGGCGTGCCGTGATGCAGAAAATTTCAACGGGACCCTTTCGCTTCTGCTTACAAGTGACGAAGAGGGGGAGGCAAGGCACGGTACCATCGAAGTGCTCAGGTACCTGAAGGAGAGAGAGCTGCTTCCCGATTACGCGATAGTCGCCGAACCGACATGCGAAGAGGTTTTCGGCGATGCGATAAAGATCGGCCGCCGAGGTTCCATCAACGGGGTGATCGAAAAGATCGGGAAGCAGGGCCATGCGGCATACCCGGAGAAGGCGCACAACCCCATCCACAAAGTTGCGCAGGTTCTACCGCATATAGCCGGTGTCGATCTCGACGGCGGCGACGAGTTTTTCGCGCCCAGCAAATTCGTCATTACCGACATACGTGCCGGTATGGAGGTCACCAACGTCACACCGGGAAAACTGCGCATGATGTTCAATGTGCGTAACAATACCAAGACATCGAAAGAGGATATAGAGGCGTTTGTGGACAGATACTTCAAAGATATGAACTATATTCTCACACTGACCCAGTCGGCGAAACCGTTTATGACGGAGAAAGATTCTGAAGTGGTAAAGGCTCTTGTCGGCGCCATACGGGATGTAACCGGGGTAGAGACGAAATACTCGACGGCCGGAGGTACGAGCGATGCCAGATTTTTCGCGGAGTTCGGGGTGGATGTAGTGGAGTTCGGTGTGAAGAACGACACCATTCATGCACCGAACGAAAGGACAACGCCGGAAGAGGTAGAGAGCCTTAAAGAGATTTTCGACAGAGTCATAGCGGCTTTTTGA
- a CDS encoding polyferredoxin NapH has translation MDRYNSSIREIIRAPFLSTFYYRSKSGGIRPTWRFWRWISVIVINIAFFISYHVDVQLLEGTMNGSRLLGFHLIDLFTVIETFAATHKLHTNMIIGSVTIAVFYLLVGGKSFCAWACPYGVVSEIGEHIHQKLVSRKWIKERHWDPRIRFAFWAVILFVTFVDGYLVFEVINPIGILSRFIVYGWSLAIVWVVVILLFEIFYSRRMWCRYICPVGTTYNFLGWVSTTKVQWDMEKCDHCGACLDACFENHVIEFTKPKYDKERKEKGIDKQLVINGDCTLCARCFDVCHTDAYNYTFRLKDLV, from the coding sequence ATGGATAGATACAACAGCAGTATAAGAGAGATCATACGTGCACCGTTTCTCTCGACCTTCTACTACAGAAGCAAGAGCGGAGGTATACGTCCCACATGGAGATTCTGGCGCTGGATAAGTGTAATCGTTATAAATATAGCTTTTTTCATATCCTATCATGTAGATGTCCAGCTGCTCGAAGGCACGATGAACGGTTCGCGCCTTCTGGGCTTTCACCTGATCGACCTCTTTACAGTCATAGAGACTTTTGCGGCGACACACAAACTGCATACGAACATGATTATAGGCTCCGTAACCATTGCAGTTTTCTATCTGCTCGTGGGCGGGAAGAGTTTCTGCGCCTGGGCCTGCCCCTACGGCGTAGTAAGTGAAATAGGGGAGCATATTCACCAGAAGCTGGTTTCCCGGAAGTGGATAAAAGAGCGTCACTGGGATCCGAGAATACGCTTCGCATTCTGGGCCGTCATACTCTTTGTCACTTTCGTCGACGGCTATCTGGTTTTCGAAGTGATAAACCCTATCGGAATTTTGAGCCGTTTTATCGTATACGGCTGGAGCCTTGCGATCGTATGGGTTGTAGTGATTCTGCTTTTCGAGATATTCTACTCCAGGAGGATGTGGTGCAGATATATATGCCCTGTCGGTACCACATACAACTTCCTCGGCTGGGTTAGCACCACCAAAGTGCAGTGGGATATGGAGAAGTGCGACCATTGCGGCGCATGTCTGGATGCCTGTTTCGAAAACCATGTCATAGAGTTCACGAAGCCCAAATATGACAAAGAGCGCAAAGAGAAGGGTATCGACAAGCAGCTTGTAATCAACGGAGACTGCACTCTGTGCGCCAGATGTTTTGACGTTTGCCATACAGATGCGTATAATTACACATTCAGACTCAAAGATCTGGTTTAA
- a CDS encoding NnrS protein, whose translation MQQPKEASKKSPLFSYFLSQPHQPFFLTGIVWAVLAMLFFTAGYRGILPFTIDTTFFHAYSMIYIVISHFFHGFLLTTFPRFCMSAPVPRQIYLKLFGIYETGGVLFFIGALFYAPAALAGTALILAGHALVVSNFRQIYLAGGSPEKRDPFWLLIAHLTGLAVHLLFVAALALDLLGIDLQWQNGLYSGGFYLYLIFLTFTVAQRMIPFFSHVMADKPTYFLPLVYAALALKTIFIAVGSDLMDAAVTLVLALYLLKEFLGWKLPVFSSPAILWILHMGLFWLPAALLIDAVTTLARVWMQTSFVFGGMHLAAIGFMVTILIGFGTRVTLGHSGQVPHADRLTIALFWFTEAVVLARFSYSLAMGLGLDLQWLFDLSAAMWIVLFCVWGARFGPILFRGKKGG comes from the coding sequence ATGCAACAGCCGAAAGAGGCGTCAAAGAAGAGCCCCCTCTTTTCATACTTTCTGTCACAACCGCACCAGCCCTTCTTTCTCACCGGTATCGTATGGGCGGTTTTGGCCATGCTCTTTTTTACGGCGGGATACAGGGGAATACTCCCTTTCACTATCGATACAACCTTCTTTCACGCCTACTCCATGATCTATATAGTCATCAGCCACTTTTTTCACGGGTTTTTACTGACCACTTTTCCGCGTTTTTGTATGAGCGCACCGGTTCCGCGGCAGATCTACCTGAAACTTTTCGGCATATATGAAACTGGGGGAGTACTCTTTTTTATCGGAGCGCTCTTCTACGCACCTGCCGCACTCGCCGGAACGGCCCTTATCCTCGCCGGACACGCTCTGGTAGTCAGCAACTTCAGGCAGATATATCTGGCGGGCGGCTCCCCGGAAAAGAGAGATCCATTCTGGCTGCTCATAGCCCACCTGACCGGCCTGGCCGTACATCTGCTCTTCGTTGCCGCTCTTGCACTCGATCTGCTCGGGATCGATCTTCAGTGGCAAAACGGGCTATACAGCGGCGGCTTCTATCTCTACCTTATATTCCTCACATTTACGGTAGCACAGAGGATGATACCCTTCTTCAGTCACGTAATGGCGGATAAACCGACCTACTTTCTTCCCCTCGTCTATGCTGCACTGGCGCTGAAAACGATCTTTATTGCCGTCGGGTCAGATCTGATGGATGCGGCGGTCACACTGGTGCTGGCCCTCTATCTTCTCAAGGAGTTTCTGGGCTGGAAGCTCCCGGTTTTCAGCTCTCCGGCGATACTTTGGATTCTGCACATGGGCCTCTTCTGGCTTCCGGCGGCTCTACTGATAGATGCCGTTACGACGCTGGCCCGGGTATGGATGCAGACCTCTTTCGTTTTCGGCGGAATGCACCTTGCCGCAATCGGCTTTATGGTTACCATACTCATAGGGTTCGGCACCAGGGTCACCCTGGGACACTCCGGACAGGTCCCGCACGCAGACAGGTTGACGATAGCACTTTTCTGGTTCACCGAAGCTGTAGTCCTGGCACGCTTCAGCTACTCTCTCGCCATGGGCCTCGGCCTCGATCTGCAGTGGCTGTTCGACCTCTCGGCGGCTATGTGGATAGTGCTCTTTTGTGTATGGGGAGCCCGTTTCGGACCTATACTCTTCAGAGGCAAAAAAGGGGGCTGA
- a CDS encoding N-acetyl-L,L-diaminopimelate deacetylase, whose protein sequence is MKVEKLVQKEIDSIFDRIVRIRHDIHQNPELSGEEEETRLLIRSILEAEGIPFKTFEGHYGVVADIIKDPALPTVAIRGDMDALPMPENSPKPYASRKEGIMHACGHDAHTAIALGCALSLNRIKERLPGNIRIIFQPSEEVLAGGSSQMIADGALEGVSAIFGLHVYPYLRTGQIGYKYGVMMASADTFSFDIYGKTAHGARPHEGIDAVLVTAMAIDSLNHIVSRRIDPIHPAVISMGKIEGGKAPNVICDFVTVAGTVRTVNESVRKKIPEMMEATIKGICEAMDAKYHFNYEFGPPELKNSDRMVDIVKAAAEEVVGKEGLVDLVDPVMGGEDFSRYLQVVPGAFFRLGVCNEEKGTCVPQHNTRFDVDDDSLLIGMKVLALSTLKSLEEEARKV, encoded by the coding sequence GTGAAAGTTGAAAAGCTGGTTCAAAAGGAGATCGATTCGATTTTCGACCGTATCGTGCGGATTAGGCACGATATCCACCAAAACCCGGAGCTCTCGGGAGAGGAGGAGGAGACACGTCTGCTGATACGCTCGATCCTCGAAGCGGAGGGTATCCCTTTCAAAACTTTCGAGGGGCACTACGGCGTCGTCGCCGACATCATCAAAGACCCGGCCCTGCCCACCGTTGCTATCCGCGGGGATATGGATGCGCTTCCCATGCCGGAGAACAGCCCCAAGCCCTACGCATCGAGAAAGGAGGGGATCATGCACGCCTGCGGCCACGATGCGCATACCGCCATCGCCCTTGGGTGCGCACTCTCCCTCAACAGGATAAAGGAGCGTCTGCCCGGTAATATACGCATCATCTTTCAACCTTCGGAAGAGGTACTGGCCGGAGGCAGCAGCCAGATGATCGCCGACGGGGCCCTGGAGGGGGTATCGGCCATATTCGGTCTGCATGTCTACCCATACCTCAGAACGGGGCAGATCGGTTACAAATACGGAGTTATGATGGCTTCTGCCGACACGTTCAGCTTCGATATCTACGGCAAGACGGCCCACGGTGCGAGACCGCACGAGGGCATAGACGCCGTACTCGTAACCGCGATGGCGATAGACTCCCTGAACCATATAGTCAGCCGCCGGATAGACCCGATCCACCCGGCAGTCATCTCGATGGGAAAGATCGAAGGGGGGAAAGCCCCCAACGTCATCTGCGACTTCGTAACCGTAGCCGGAACCGTAAGAACCGTAAACGAATCGGTCCGCAAAAAGATTCCGGAGATGATGGAGGCTACGATAAAAGGAATTTGTGAAGCGATGGATGCGAAATACCATTTCAACTACGAATTCGGTCCGCCGGAGCTGAAAAACAGCGACAGGATGGTTGATATCGTCAAAGCCGCCGCAGAAGAGGTGGTGGGCAAAGAGGGGCTTGTGGATCTGGTCGACCCGGTAATGGGAGGAGAGGACTTCTCCAGATATCTGCAGGTCGTTCCCGGCGCATTCTTCAGGCTCGGAGTCTGTAACGAAGAGAAGGGGACATGCGTACCTCAGCACAACACCAGGTTCGATGTCGATGACGACTCCCTTCTCATAGGGATGAAGGTTCTCGCCCTGAGCACACTCAAGTCGCTTGAAGAAGAGGCCCGGAAGGTATGA
- a CDS encoding nosL-related protein, whose amino-acid sequence MRRALSPLTVTLMLLAAAPFCVAGSADGFGYDKCPVCGAFVYKHPEKAAFIYYEKSGKMRYLAFDGAADMMKFYLEPNRWGDFGNIKMHILKIVVRDHSSKKPILAKRAWYVYIAAPGKKGLKVELVPFETKQAAEEFKDSRNGKIVLRFGEISKRVLYAEE is encoded by the coding sequence GTGAGAAGAGCGCTATCGCCGCTGACGGTCACATTGATGCTTCTTGCGGCGGCGCCGTTTTGCGTGGCGGGGTCCGCAGACGGCTTCGGTTACGACAAGTGTCCCGTCTGCGGTGCTTTTGTCTATAAACACCCCGAAAAGGCCGCTTTTATATACTATGAGAAGAGCGGAAAAATGAGATACCTCGCCTTCGACGGTGCAGCGGATATGATGAAGTTCTACCTTGAGCCGAACCGCTGGGGCGATTTCGGAAATATCAAGATGCATATATTGAAGATTGTCGTAAGAGACCACTCTTCAAAAAAGCCGATCCTGGCGAAACGTGCATGGTATGTATATATCGCCGCTCCCGGCAAGAAGGGTCTGAAAGTGGAGTTGGTACCCTTTGAAACAAAGCAGGCCGCCGAAGAGTTCAAAGATAGCCGTAACGGCAAAATAGTTTTGAGGTTCGGTGAGATCTCGAAGAGAGTGCTGTACGCAGAAGAGTAG
- a CDS encoding nitrous oxide reductase maturation protein, outer-membrane lipoprotein NosL: MRRVFLLFAALSVLALYGSESGWGDTPNKLDPVYQLSVDKYPKFQSEMVLKNGKKIRFCCVKSMLHFFFSPYRYPEYGVKDSGQIDRMYVKDYLDGSSIDAKKAWYVFGSRLVGPHGDDLIPLSSKTRAELFVKRYGGTRVMEFGKLSAGLVRYLDM; the protein is encoded by the coding sequence ATGAGAAGAGTTTTTCTTCTGTTTGCCGCACTGTCCGTGTTGGCTCTTTACGGATCCGAAAGCGGGTGGGGAGATACGCCCAACAAGCTGGATCCCGTATATCAGCTCAGTGTTGACAAATATCCGAAGTTTCAGTCGGAAATGGTTCTGAAAAACGGAAAGAAGATCCGTTTCTGCTGTGTAAAGTCCATGTTGCACTTTTTCTTCAGCCCGTACAGATATCCGGAGTATGGAGTCAAAGATAGCGGGCAGATCGACAGAATGTACGTAAAAGATTATCTCGACGGCAGCAGTATAGATGCCAAAAAGGCGTGGTATGTCTTCGGCAGCCGTCTCGTAGGTCCGCATGGAGACGACCTCATACCGCTCTCGTCCAAAACACGTGCCGAACTCTTTGTGAAAAGATACGGCGGAACAAGAGTAATGGAGTTTGGAAAGCTTTCAGCCGGTCTTGTACGCTATCTGGATATGTAG
- a CDS encoding nitrous oxide reductase maturation transmembrane protein NosY has protein sequence MKNLGLVAYLDIKESLRARWFYVYAFVFGGLMGLFFISGITDSVVMGFTGLSRLLLVFIQVTIIILPIFILITTVKSISSDRESNVLEYMLSFPISLKEYYWGKLLGRFVTVFFPVIVALFVGVAWGLFKGGEMPWGMITLYSALIFSICSVFLGIAFLISTVVKSHDVALGLSFTVWIVLLAFIDVALIGLMMQNRVSDEIILTIAMLNPLEAFRIGAIALFDPELTVIGPVAYYLLDSLGHTFLMLYAVLYPIVLGIIFALLGYVAFRKRDLL, from the coding sequence ATGAAGAATCTGGGGCTCGTAGCGTACCTGGACATAAAAGAGAGCCTCAGGGCGAGGTGGTTTTATGTCTACGCCTTCGTCTTCGGCGGTCTTATGGGGCTCTTCTTCATAAGCGGTATAACCGACTCCGTAGTGATGGGGTTTACCGGTCTGAGCAGGCTGCTTCTTGTGTTTATACAGGTTACCATTATAATTCTTCCTATCTTCATACTCATTACGACGGTAAAGTCGATATCAAGCGACCGTGAGAGCAATGTGCTGGAGTATATGCTCTCATTTCCGATCTCTTTGAAGGAGTACTACTGGGGGAAACTTCTCGGCCGCTTCGTCACCGTCTTTTTCCCGGTTATAGTGGCCCTATTCGTCGGTGTCGCATGGGGACTTTTCAAGGGGGGAGAGATGCCGTGGGGGATGATAACGCTCTACTCCGCGCTTATCTTCTCGATATGCAGCGTCTTTTTGGGTATAGCTTTCCTGATATCTACCGTGGTAAAATCGCACGACGTGGCCCTGGGCCTCTCTTTTACCGTCTGGATCGTCCTGCTCGCCTTCATAGATGTCGCGCTGATAGGGCTCATGATGCAGAACCGAGTCTCCGATGAGATCATTTTGACCATAGCCATGCTCAATCCGCTCGAAGCGTTTCGCATAGGCGCTATCGCACTTTTCGATCCGGAGCTGACCGTCATAGGCCCGGTGGCCTACTATCTGCTCGACTCGTTGGGACACACTTTTTTGATGCTCTATGCGGTGTTGTACCCGATAGTGCTCGGAATCATCTTCGCCCTTTTGGGGTATGTGGCCTTTAGAAAGAGAGATCTTTTGTAA
- a CDS encoding LSU ribosomal protein L21p, protein MTAIIKHGGKQYKVNEGDILCLDYMGLEPKAKVEIKEVLAVENDGDLKVGTPFVDGAVVEAEVINEGRERKIVIFKKRRRKDSKLKRGFRRDFTRVRITKIA, encoded by the coding sequence ATGACAGCAATTATCAAGCATGGCGGCAAGCAGTACAAGGTCAACGAAGGCGATATCCTCTGCCTCGACTATATGGGCCTAGAGCCGAAAGCCAAAGTCGAGATCAAAGAGGTACTGGCTGTCGAAAACGACGGAGACCTGAAGGTAGGTACACCGTTTGTCGACGGCGCTGTAGTCGAAGCGGAAGTGATCAACGAAGGTCGTGAGAGAAAGATCGTAATCTTCAAAAAACGACGTCGTAAAGACAGCAAGCTCAAGCGCGGCTTCCGTAGAGATTTCACAAGAGTACGCATCACCAAGATTGCGTAG
- a CDS encoding nitrous oxide reductase maturation protein, outer-membrane lipoprotein NosL encodes MRRFEWMVLLLLSFTFMAGFGGCEKKDWRVPEKMHWDRDMCERCKMAVSDRNYAVEVVDPKTHKHYKFDDIGCALLWFKENGYGWMKDAVIWVNDAKTGEWIDAKKAYYTTGNVTPMGFGFAAYKSPDEAGGKETIGFDEVIERVLKRGR; translated from the coding sequence ATGAGAAGATTTGAATGGATGGTGCTGCTGCTGCTCTCTTTCACTTTCATGGCCGGTTTCGGAGGTTGTGAAAAGAAGGATTGGCGCGTTCCGGAGAAGATGCACTGGGACCGTGATATGTGCGAGCGTTGCAAGATGGCCGTTAGCGACAGGAACTATGCAGTTGAGGTTGTAGATCCGAAAACACACAAGCACTACAAGTTTGACGATATCGGCTGTGCACTTCTCTGGTTCAAAGAGAACGGATACGGATGGATGAAGGATGCCGTAATATGGGTGAACGATGCGAAAACCGGAGAGTGGATAGATGCGAAAAAGGCCTATTACACAACCGGAAACGTAACACCTATGGGATTCGGGTTTGCGGCATACAAAAGCCCGGATGAAGCCGGCGGCAAAGAGACGATAGGTTTCGATGAGGTTATTGAACGGGTCCTGAAGCGGGGCAGGTAG
- a CDS encoding diguanylate cyclase/phosphodiesterase (GGDEF & EAL domains) with PAS/PAC sensor, with product MIKHISLRFLIIFIAFVVAGLFSVNSLSRSMDLNREVERFNREILENIDSLSLLLAKLHNEALLSLPPYQKKVRPISQNGKNLISAETFFNALEHFSFSGSKHQNLLKHLHTLKMDWKGYLDIRKVLLKSLKSGKEESLKRVLPPYMIAYGNLSHNISDLKHHYIREFGRYVEDLRDQAMNSFYIGLVIAVSTLILLFFLLMEVNTINRKLQSYLEEKELFQKKLANANKALTQYSEALEDEVKKRTDEALEHLMKNPLTKLHNRLSFVKRLEKNSRASVAIFNIDRFQSYNDLFGAKVGDRIIQEYAAYLRQTIPYLYEIYHLQGDEFAIIEPDKKASSTFLAMVKRVAELAREFHYTDENGSFILQASIGVCIDEEQPLTKADMALKKAKNSSESLVVYSENIIKKQRYLENITMTKVLSKAIKDDRIVPYYQPIFDARTGKVFKYEVLARLVDENGLVIPPAHFITLAKQIKLYSELTKIIFDKAMESIEEHGLHLSINLSADDIHHRPTRDYIMDRIAMSAFSNHVTFELLESEETTNYDDLSAFIQRVKQYGVKIAIDDFGSGYSNFAKILKLKVDYIKIDGSFIKKIDTDADSKEFAEIIHKLANSYNMKTVAEFVADESIYNTVREIGIDFVQGYHFGKPIPLSEIVKPDEIAEAERPDNSETERRNEVSDMVWD from the coding sequence ATGATAAAGCATATATCTTTACGATTTCTCATTATATTTATCGCCTTTGTGGTAGCCGGTCTCTTTTCCGTCAACAGTCTAAGCCGCTCCATGGATCTGAACCGGGAGGTGGAGAGGTTCAACAGGGAGATTCTGGAAAATATAGACTCTCTCTCACTGCTGCTCGCAAAGCTGCATAATGAGGCGCTGCTGTCATTGCCGCCGTATCAGAAAAAGGTCCGGCCGATCTCCCAAAACGGAAAAAACCTTATATCTGCCGAAACTTTTTTCAACGCACTTGAGCACTTTTCATTTTCAGGCTCCAAACATCAAAATCTACTTAAACATCTACATACACTCAAAATGGACTGGAAGGGCTATCTGGATATCAGAAAAGTACTCCTGAAGAGTCTCAAGAGCGGCAAAGAAGAGAGTCTCAAGAGGGTGCTGCCCCCGTATATGATCGCCTACGGCAACCTCTCCCACAACATAAGCGACCTGAAACACCACTACATACGGGAGTTCGGCAGGTATGTAGAGGATTTGAGAGATCAGGCCATGAACTCTTTTTACATTGGCCTCGTTATTGCGGTCTCAACTCTCATTCTTCTCTTTTTCCTTCTTATGGAGGTAAATACCATAAACAGAAAACTCCAGTCATATCTTGAGGAGAAGGAGCTCTTCCAGAAGAAGCTGGCAAATGCGAACAAAGCGCTTACACAATACTCCGAAGCGCTCGAGGACGAGGTGAAAAAAAGGACCGACGAAGCGCTTGAACATCTCATGAAAAACCCTCTTACCAAACTGCACAACCGCCTCAGCTTCGTCAAACGGCTGGAAAAGAACTCAAGAGCTTCCGTGGCTATATTCAATATAGACAGATTCCAGTCATACAACGACCTTTTCGGCGCCAAAGTGGGTGACAGAATCATACAGGAGTATGCAGCATATCTCAGGCAGACCATTCCCTATCTTTATGAGATATACCATCTGCAGGGAGACGAGTTCGCCATAATAGAGCCGGACAAAAAGGCCTCATCGACTTTTCTGGCTATGGTCAAACGGGTTGCCGAACTGGCTCGGGAATTCCACTATACCGATGAGAACGGAAGTTTCATTCTTCAAGCCTCCATAGGTGTCTGTATAGATGAGGAACAGCCGTTGACAAAAGCGGATATGGCTCTGAAAAAGGCGAAAAACTCGTCTGAAAGCCTCGTGGTATACAGTGAGAACATCATAAAGAAGCAGAGGTATCTCGAAAATATCACTATGACAAAAGTCTTGAGCAAAGCTATAAAAGATGACAGGATTGTTCCCTACTATCAGCCTATTTTCGATGCACGGACCGGAAAAGTTTTCAAATACGAAGTACTGGCCAGATTGGTGGACGAAAACGGTCTGGTAATACCTCCGGCCCACTTTATCACACTTGCTAAACAGATCAAGCTCTACTCCGAACTTACGAAAATCATCTTCGACAAAGCGATGGAAAGCATAGAAGAGCACGGTCTGCACCTTAGTATCAATCTGTCCGCCGACGATATCCATCACCGGCCGACCAGGGACTACATCATGGACAGGATCGCCATGTCCGCCTTCAGCAACCATGTGACATTCGAGCTTCTGGAGTCTGAAGAGACTACGAACTACGATGATTTAAGCGCCTTTATCCAGAGGGTGAAACAGTACGGGGTGAAGATCGCCATAGACGATTTCGGTTCCGGCTACTCAAACTTCGCCAAAATACTCAAATTGAAAGTCGACTACATAAAAATAGACGGCTCTTTCATAAAGAAGATAGACACAGATGCCGACTCGAAAGAGTTTGCTGAGATCATCCATAAACTGGCAAATAGCTACAACATGAAAACCGTCGCGGAATTCGTGGCGGATGAATCGATCTACAATACGGTCCGAGAAATCGGCATAGATTTCGTACAGGGATACCATTTCGGAAAGCCGATCCCTCTTTCCGAGATAGTAAAACCCGATGAAATCGCTGAAGCGGAGAGGCCCGACAACAGCGAGACGGAAAGGCGGAACGAAGTTAGCGATATGGTCTGGGACTGA
- a CDS encoding LSU ribosomal protein L27p, whose translation MAHKKGQGSTQNNRDSAGRRLGVKKIGGEAVVAGNIIYRQRGTKIHPGNNVGMGKDHTLFALIDGVVKYERKDKKRKKVSVYPA comes from the coding sequence ATGGCTCACAAGAAAGGTCAGGGATCTACCCAGAATAACCGCGATTCAGCGGGTCGAAGACTGGGCGTCAAGAAAATCGGCGGAGAAGCGGTAGTCGCAGGAAACATCATCTATCGCCAGCGCGGTACGAAGATTCATCCGGGCAACAATGTCGGGATGGGCAAAGACCACACGCTTTTTGCACTGATAGACGGTGTCGTCAAATATGAGCGAAAAGACAAAAAGAGAAAAAAAGTTTCAGTCTACCCCGCATAA
- a CDS encoding nitrous oxide reductase maturation protein NosF, with product MKIVEARNVTKRFMGAKVLDDVSLDIGLGERVAMMGPNGAGKTTLVRAILGFYHLDGGTVRVNGYNPVEERTRVLENIGFIPQLPPPVKLSVSELLTFVHRSTGAGKEQITAQAEAMELDIKRHIDKPFFKLSGGMKQKLLIAIALAKRSRLLVFDEPTANLDPKAREHFYKLLNSLDYEHSTIFITHRLEEVEGLVNRKIYMDLGKVVEDEKI from the coding sequence GTGAAGATTGTAGAAGCGCGGAACGTGACCAAGAGATTCATGGGAGCCAAAGTGCTCGATGATGTCTCTCTCGATATAGGGTTGGGGGAGAGAGTTGCGATGATGGGTCCCAACGGAGCGGGAAAGACGACGCTGGTGCGTGCAATTCTGGGATTTTACCATCTCGACGGCGGTACCGTCCGTGTAAACGGCTACAACCCCGTCGAAGAGCGGACCAGGGTTCTGGAAAATATAGGCTTCATACCGCAGCTTCCGCCGCCTGTAAAGCTGAGTGTATCGGAGCTGCTCACTTTCGTGCACAGAAGTACCGGGGCCGGGAAAGAGCAGATTACGGCACAGGCGGAGGCTATGGAGCTGGATATCAAAAGGCATATCGACAAACCCTTTTTCAAACTCTCGGGCGGTATGAAGCAGAAGCTGCTGATAGCAATAGCACTGGCGAAGCGGAGCCGTCTGCTGGTATTCGACGAACCTACGGCTAACCTCGACCCTAAGGCGAGGGAGCACTTCTACAAGCTGCTGAATTCTCTTGATTACGAACACTCCACCATCTTCATTACCCATCGTCTTGAAGAGGTGGAGGGTCTGGTGAACCGAAAAATTTATATGGATCTAGGAAAGGTGGTTGAAGATGAGAAGATTTGA